ATGAACCGTTTGAATTTTAAACCGGGCATGGTTGAACCCATTGTGAACCTTTTTCACCAAAATGGTTTCAGAAATTGGGGCGGTGATTGGGATACGCCCATAGATTTGCACCATTTTGAAGTTTTTCGGAATATTACGGAATTTTTGGCCGTTCTTTCTTATGAAGAGGGGCAGAGATTTTTTGATCAGTATGTGACGTGCCACGAAAATTTGAACACCATAAATTTTATTGAGGAATATAAAAAATCCCCCTCGCATGTGTGGCAAATTTTAGCCCACCATGGCCAATGACTCTTTCTGAATTTCTACACCATTACAAAGACCTGAATCGGCCGCACTTAAAACGCCTTATTGCAGATCATCTTGGGCTTACCCAAGAATTTTTAATGGCCCATCCCAATTTTGAAATCCCCGAATCCCAGGCAGAATCTTTGCGCTTAAAAGCAAATGAGTTCCGTCAAGGCGCGCCCTTAAGCCGTATTTTGGGATATCGGGAGTTTTGGAGTCTGAAGTTTCAGTTATCAAAAGATACTTTAGATCCTCGGCAGGATAGTGAAACCCTGATTGAGGCAGTGCTTGATCATAAATCAGACCGACAAGCTCCCTTACGCATTTTGGATTTGGGAACGGGAACTGGGTGTTTGATGATTAGCCTGCTTAAAGAATATCCCCAAGCTTCAGGTGTTGCAGTGGATTATAATGAGGGAGCCCTTAAAATAGCCGAAAAAAATGCTGAAGCCCATCAGGTGTCAGACCGTTTGATATTGCATCATGGGTCTTGGTTTAAGGGTGTTACAAGCGCTTTTGATGTGATCATTTCAAATCCCCCCTATATTGCGAGGGACGAGTACAAGGACCTGGATTTTATCGTGAAGAATTATGACCCTATTGGGGCCCTGACGTCGGGGGATCGGGGTCTTGAAGCCTATGAAGTCATCATTCCACAGGCCCCTGATTTTTTAACACAAAACGGTATTTTGGTTTTAGAGATAGGATCTACCCAAAAGGATGACGTACTTAAAATTTTGCAGGACGCAGGGTTTCAGCAGCCTTGTGTATATCAAGACTTAGCCCATAAGGATCGCTGTGTTGTGGTAGAGCAAAACTAATGGCCTGCAGCCACTTTGTGTAAGATGCTTGCAATGAAAGTTTGGTAGGGTAAGCCTTCATAAGCAGCTTTTTGTTTTAGATGATTTAAATCTACGGCAGAAATTCTAATGTTAATTCTGGCGCCTTTTCGTAAGTAATTAGCTGCGGCTTCTTGGACCTTAATTTTTTGCGCTTCCAAATTCTGTACACTTTTCCATTCTCCTTGATCAAAAGAATCTGACAAGATTTTTTCTTCCGCGTCCAAATTAAATACAGGGTTCTTTCTTTTTGTCATTTTGTTCTTTCCTTTCAGTCAATTAAGTAGATTTTCTCTGCTTTTCTGCTTGGGTAAGCTTTTTTAAGAAATATGTAATTTCTTTCTTCTACAAAAGGGGCCAAATAAATATAGTCATGAAGCTCAACTACATACATTTTTTGATGTGCATAGTTTGGATTCATGAGCACATCAAGCGCCCCTCTAGTATCTAATGCAGAGATAATTTTCTCAAAACTAATTCGTCTTACTTCAATAAGTTTTCTGTTTTTTTCCGGATCAAAGTTGTAAGTAATCTTATTGTGCATATGCTTAATCTAATAAAATGGATGCGTTTTATCAAAAAATCCCTTTTCTAAATAATTTTCCAACCAATAACGATTAAGTATTGCGCTTAAAAAAATCCTTTGTTAGGGTTTATATATAATAAAAAAAATTAAGTCTAACAATCAGGAGGAATTAACATGTTAAGATATTTAAAATTTTCATTACTTTTATTAGCGTTATCAGTAAGTATCCCCTCATCTTTTGGGGCAGCTGCAACGGATGCAGATCACGCAGGAGGCGCTGCTGGTCCCGTCAAAAGAGCATATAAGCTAAAATTTTCAAGGGATGGTCATCTGGCCAGTCATAACTGGCTTCATAGCAAGTATGATGTGGCATATCTTAAAAGCTCCCCTGTAGCGTCATCTTTGCCAGCATCCATTGACTTAAGATCTGGTTTTGGGCCCATTCGGGATCAAGGTCAATTGGGCTCTTGTACAGCCTTTTCATCAACAGGAGCTTTGCAATTTGTCGCTTTAAAAGAACAGCTTGCTGGGCTTCCAGCAGAATTCTCTGAACTTTTTCAGTATTGGAACTCACGGGCTCTTGAAGGAACAGTGAATCAGGATGCTGGGGCAAGTGTTGCAGATGCTATTAAATGTCTATGTACTATTGGAGTCTGTCCATCCACAGATTGGGCCTATAGCGATCAAGGGACGCAATTTACAAAGAAACCTACTTCAATAGCTTATGCAGATGCAAAAAACTTTGCTGATCTTGATAAGGGTTTAACGAACATTAACAATACGGATGTTTCTGCTCTTAAAAGTGTTTTAGCGTCTGGATTTCCCGTTGTTTTTGGATTCCAAGTCTATAGTTCTTTTGAAAGCCAAATTGTTGCAACAACTGGGATTGTTCCAATTCCTACTCCTAGCAAAGAACAATATTTGGGAGGACACGCTGTTGTTCTGGCCGGGTATGATGATGCATCATCAACTTTCTGGGTTCGTAACTCTTGGGGTTCTGGATGGGGTTTACAAGGGTACTGTAAGATTCCTTATGCTTATTTGACTAATCCTAATTTGGCAAGTGATTTCTGGGCCATTACAAAGGTGGGGGCCATTTCATCAACGCCTACACCTGCCAATCAGGCTGCGCAAATGCAGGCAACATTAGCAGATTTGCAAGCTGGGCACGTTAATGTGATGAGTGCAATTTCTTCTCTGTCAACAGCAATAACTGCTTTGCAAACACAAGAAGGAAAAATAGCTGCAAGTTTAGCGGCTCTTCAAACGCAAATTGGGGCGCTTCAAGTAAAGCTCTAATAGAAACTTAAACTTTACTTTTAACTTAAGGGGTCTCTGAGAAATCAGGGGCCCTTTTTTTATTACTCCCGCGGGTGCCGTTTCCATTCCTGAACCCGGGAAAGGTGGCCATAGGAATGGGTGTAATTATCGGGCATGGCAAGGGCCACATAGGGGGTTTCTGGTTGGGCATATAGACGCACCAACTCTTGAATGCCTTTAT
The genomic region above belongs to Alphaproteobacteria bacterium and contains:
- the prmC gene encoding peptide chain release factor N(5)-glutamine methyltransferase — translated: MANFSPPWPMTLSEFLHHYKDLNRPHLKRLIADHLGLTQEFLMAHPNFEIPESQAESLRLKANEFRQGAPLSRILGYREFWSLKFQLSKDTLDPRQDSETLIEAVLDHKSDRQAPLRILDLGTGTGCLMISLLKEYPQASGVAVDYNEGALKIAEKNAEAHQVSDRLILHHGSWFKGVTSAFDVIISNPPYIARDEYKDLDFIVKNYDPIGALTSGDRGLEAYEVIIPQAPDFLTQNGILVLEIGSTQKDDVLKILQDAGFQQPCVYQDLAHKDRCVVVEQN
- a CDS encoding CopG family antitoxin gives rise to the protein MTKRKNPVFNLDAEEKILSDSFDQGEWKSVQNLEAQKIKVQEAAANYLRKGARINIRISAVDLNHLKQKAAYEGLPYQTFIASILHKVAAGH
- a CDS encoding toxin; the encoded protein is MHNKITYNFDPEKNRKLIEVRRISFEKIISALDTRGALDVLMNPNYAHQKMYVVELHDYIYLAPFVEERNYIFLKKAYPSRKAEKIYLID
- a CDS encoding C1 family peptidase, which translates into the protein MLRYLKFSLLLLALSVSIPSSFGAAATDADHAGGAAGPVKRAYKLKFSRDGHLASHNWLHSKYDVAYLKSSPVASSLPASIDLRSGFGPIRDQGQLGSCTAFSSTGALQFVALKEQLAGLPAEFSELFQYWNSRALEGTVNQDAGASVADAIKCLCTIGVCPSTDWAYSDQGTQFTKKPTSIAYADAKNFADLDKGLTNINNTDVSALKSVLASGFPVVFGFQVYSSFESQIVATTGIVPIPTPSKEQYLGGHAVVLAGYDDASSTFWVRNSWGSGWGLQGYCKIPYAYLTNPNLASDFWAITKVGAISSTPTPANQAAQMQATLADLQAGHVNVMSAISSLSTAITALQTQEGKIAASLAALQTQIGALQVKL